In a single window of the Bacillus clarus genome:
- a CDS encoding MBL fold metallo-hydrolase, with translation MVREDTVYQVEFFPHLFPINCYLVEEEKGLTLIDAALPFSAKKILESARKIGKPITNIIITHAHDDHIGALDRLKRELPNIPFYISKRDAKLLEGDMTVQKGEADIPIKVGLSKKIKTVPDILLQEGDQVGSLLAIAEPGHTPGSMAFLDTRNDALIAGDAFQTRGGVAVAGQMKWLFPFPVFGTWDAETAVESARKLLQYKPSILASGHGKMIRDPMLHMQRAIEAAERNLARKSL, from the coding sequence ATGGTACGAGAGGATACAGTTTATCAAGTCGAATTTTTCCCGCATCTATTTCCAATCAACTGTTATTTGGTTGAAGAAGAAAAGGGATTAACTTTAATTGATGCAGCTTTGCCGTTTAGTGCAAAGAAAATTTTAGAATCGGCTCGAAAAATTGGAAAACCGATTACGAATATTATTATAACTCATGCACATGATGATCATATAGGTGCACTTGATAGATTGAAGCGCGAACTTCCTAATATTCCTTTTTATATCTCAAAAAGAGATGCCAAATTGCTTGAGGGAGATATGACGGTACAAAAGGGAGAAGCAGACATTCCGATAAAAGTGGGCTTGTCAAAAAAGATAAAGACTGTTCCAGATATTCTTCTTCAAGAGGGAGATCAGGTTGGATCGCTTTTGGCAATTGCAGAACCAGGTCATACACCAGGCTCGATGGCATTTTTAGATACGAGAAACGATGCACTAATTGCTGGGGATGCATTTCAAACTAGAGGAGGAGTGGCGGTAGCAGGGCAAATGAAGTGGCTGTTTCCGTTTCCTGTGTTTGGGACTTGGGATGCGGAAACGGCAGTAGAGAGTGCTCGGAAATTACTGCAATATAAACCCTCTATATTGGCATCGGGGCATGGGAAGATGATTCGAGATCCTATGTTACACATGCAACGAGCGATTGAAGCAGCGGAGCGAAATTTAGCGAGAAAGAGCCTCTAG
- a CDS encoding spore coat protein has product MNEKDMVNDYLAGLNASLTSYANYIAQSDNEQLHQTLIQIRNQDEARQRNMYEYAKQKSYYKPAAPANPMIVQQLKSQLSAE; this is encoded by the coding sequence ATGAATGAAAAAGATATGGTAAATGATTATTTAGCAGGATTAAATGCGAGTTTAACAAGCTATGCAAATTACATTGCACAATCTGATAACGAGCAGTTACATCAGACATTAATTCAAATTCGTAATCAAGATGAAGCGCGTCAACGTAATATGTACGAATACGCAAAGCAAAAGAGTTATTACAAACCTGCAGCACCTGCAAATCCAATGATTGTGCAGCAATTAAAAAGTCAATTAAGTGCGGAATAG
- a CDS encoding 3-hydroxyacyl-CoA dehydrogenase/enoyl-CoA hydratase family protein, with protein MFQIKKAAVLGSGVMGSGIAAHLANIGIPTLLLDIVPQTLTKEEEAKGLTLEHKSVRNRFSNVALQKLVKQKPAPLTVKGNLALIEAGNLEDDLERLADVDWIIEVVVENLDIKKKLFEKVDAVRKPGSIVSSNTSGISVEKMAEGRSDDFQEHFLGTHFFNPPRYLKLLEVIPTKETDPQVLNFMKLFGEDVLGKGVVIAKDTPNFIGNRIGTYGLLVTLQEMIKRGYSVGEVDSVTGPLIGRPKSATFRTLDVVGLDTFVHVANNVYENVQEEEREVFKVPAFMHDMLDKKWLGSKTGQGFFLKQGKEILELNPGTMEYEARKKLKATSVELSKQEKGLANKLKALVYAKDRAGELLWNIITPTLLYSAKLHKEIADDIVAIDQAMKWGFGWEQGPFEIWDAIGVEKSVQKMEENGVSVPAWVKDMLEKGFATFYKHDNGDSYYYDNGEYKLIERNKKAISLKQLKEKNGVLKKNSGASLIDLGDGILCLEFHSKSNAIGMDITQMINYAVDEVEKNYKGLVIGNQSKNFCVGANLAMILMEAQDDNYFEIEWVVKNFQDAMTKIKYSSKPVVAAPYGMTLGGGTEVCLPAASIQASSETYMGLVEVGVGLIPGGGGNKELYIKHLNKMANGVEFDLQKVANKVFESVAMAKVSTSAQEAVSRNFLGDKDGISVNGDHLLYDAKQKALALYEAGYKAPIRKKIPVVGETGYATLLLGAEAMHLSGYISDYDLHIAKKLAYVIAGGKVPYGTEVDEQYLLDVEREAFISLVSEMKSQARMQHMLVKGKPLRN; from the coding sequence ATGTTCCAAATTAAAAAGGCTGCTGTTCTCGGTTCTGGCGTAATGGGTTCAGGGATTGCGGCACACTTAGCGAATATCGGTATACCAACATTATTGCTTGATATTGTACCTCAGACGCTTACGAAAGAAGAGGAAGCGAAGGGACTTACATTAGAACATAAAAGTGTGAGAAATCGTTTTAGTAATGTGGCACTACAAAAACTAGTAAAGCAAAAACCAGCTCCTCTGACAGTGAAAGGTAATCTAGCACTGATTGAAGCGGGTAACTTAGAAGATGATCTTGAGCGTCTTGCTGATGTAGATTGGATTATTGAAGTAGTTGTTGAAAACTTAGACATTAAAAAGAAACTATTTGAAAAAGTAGATGCTGTTCGTAAACCTGGCTCGATTGTGAGCTCAAATACATCAGGTATTTCCGTTGAAAAAATGGCAGAAGGTCGTTCAGACGACTTCCAGGAACACTTCTTAGGAACACACTTTTTTAACCCACCACGATATTTAAAACTTCTAGAGGTAATACCGACGAAAGAAACTGATCCACAAGTGTTAAACTTCATGAAATTATTTGGCGAAGACGTTCTTGGAAAAGGCGTTGTCATCGCAAAAGATACACCAAACTTTATTGGCAACCGCATCGGTACGTACGGCTTACTTGTGACATTGCAAGAAATGATCAAACGCGGCTATAGCGTTGGAGAAGTTGACTCTGTAACAGGTCCGTTAATTGGCCGTCCGAAGAGTGCGACGTTCCGTACATTAGATGTTGTTGGTTTAGATACATTTGTACACGTTGCAAACAATGTATATGAAAATGTACAAGAAGAAGAACGTGAAGTATTCAAAGTACCTGCTTTCATGCATGATATGCTTGATAAAAAATGGCTTGGAAGTAAAACGGGTCAAGGTTTCTTCTTAAAACAAGGAAAAGAAATTTTAGAATTAAATCCTGGAACGATGGAATATGAAGCGCGTAAAAAATTAAAAGCTACATCCGTAGAGTTAAGTAAGCAAGAAAAAGGATTAGCGAATAAATTGAAAGCGCTTGTATATGCGAAAGATCGTGCAGGAGAGTTATTATGGAACATTATTACACCAACTCTTTTATACTCAGCAAAACTTCATAAAGAAATCGCTGATGATATCGTTGCAATTGACCAAGCGATGAAATGGGGCTTTGGTTGGGAGCAAGGACCGTTTGAAATTTGGGATGCAATTGGCGTTGAAAAATCTGTTCAAAAAATGGAAGAAAACGGCGTGAGTGTACCTGCTTGGGTGAAAGACATGTTAGAAAAAGGATTTGCTACTTTCTATAAACATGATAATGGTGATAGCTACTATTATGATAATGGTGAATATAAGTTAATTGAACGCAATAAAAAAGCAATTTCTCTTAAACAATTAAAAGAGAAAAACGGCGTGTTGAAGAAAAATAGTGGAGCAAGCTTAATCGACTTAGGCGATGGCATCCTTTGCTTAGAATTCCATTCGAAGAGCAATGCGATTGGTATGGATATTACGCAAATGATTAACTACGCTGTTGATGAAGTGGAAAAGAATTATAAAGGCCTTGTTATCGGAAACCAATCGAAGAACTTCTGCGTTGGTGCGAACCTTGCAATGATCTTAATGGAAGCACAAGACGACAACTACTTTGAAATTGAGTGGGTCGTGAAAAACTTCCAAGATGCAATGACGAAAATTAAATATAGCTCTAAGCCAGTCGTAGCAGCACCATATGGTATGACACTTGGCGGTGGTACAGAAGTTTGCTTACCAGCAGCTAGCATTCAAGCTTCTAGTGAAACGTACATGGGATTAGTAGAAGTAGGTGTTGGTTTAATCCCTGGTGGTGGTGGTAATAAAGAGCTATACATTAAGCATTTAAACAAAATGGCAAACGGTGTAGAGTTTGACCTGCAAAAAGTTGCGAATAAAGTATTTGAATCCGTAGCGATGGCGAAGGTGTCTACATCCGCACAAGAAGCGGTATCTCGTAACTTCTTAGGCGATAAAGATGGTATTAGTGTAAATGGTGATCACTTACTATATGATGCGAAACAAAAAGCGCTTGCTTTATATGAAGCTGGTTATAAAGCACCGATTCGTAAAAAGATACCGGTTGTTGGTGAAACAGGATATGCGACGCTTTTACTTGGAGCAGAAGCAATGCACTTATCTGGTTACATTTCTGATTATGATTTACACATTGCGAAGAAACTTGCATATGTAATTGCCGGCGGAAAAGTACCGTACGGAACAGAAGTCGATGAGCAGTATTTATTAGATGTAGAACGTGAAGCATTTATTAGCTTAGTAAGTGAGATGAAATCACAAGCAAGAATGCAGCACATGCTTGTAAAAGGAAAGCCATTACGTAACTAA
- a CDS encoding acyl-CoA dehydrogenase family protein, protein MKEEIFMEKTMGNAVKGGSFLVDEITIDQVFTPEDFSSEHKMIAKTTEDFIVNEVLPELEYLEQHEFDRSVRLLKEAGELGLLGADVPEEYGGIGLDKVSSALIAEKFSRAGGFAITHGAHVGIGSLPIVLFGNEEQKKKYLPLLATGEKLAAYALTEPGSGSDALGAKTTARLNAEGTHYVLNGEKQWITNSAFADVFVVYAKIDGEHFSAFIVEKDYAGVSTSPEEKKMGIKCSSTRTLILEDALVPKENLLGEIGKGHIIAFNILNIGRYKLGVGTVGSAKRAVEISAQYANQRQQFKQPIARFPLIQEKLANMAAKTYAAESSVYRTVGLFESRMSTLSEEEVKDGKAVAASIAEYAIECSLNKVFGSEVLDYTVDEGVQIHGGYGFMAEYEIERMYRDSRINRIFEGTNEINRLIVPGTFLRKAMKGELPLLQKAQKLQEELMMMMPEEVGDEPLALQKYLVNNAKKIGLMVAGLAAQKYGKALDKEQEILVNIADIVSNLYAMESALLRTEKAIKTTGLEKNKQKVLYTEVFCQEAFNEIEADAKETLIAVENGDMLRMMLSSLRKLTRHTPLNVIPKKREIAAKILEDERYTV, encoded by the coding sequence ATGAAGGAGGAAATTTTCATGGAAAAAACAATGGGAAATGCAGTTAAAGGCGGTAGCTTTTTAGTAGATGAGATTACGATTGATCAAGTGTTTACGCCAGAAGATTTTTCATCTGAGCATAAAATGATTGCAAAAACGACAGAGGATTTTATCGTAAATGAAGTTCTTCCAGAGCTTGAATATCTAGAGCAACACGAGTTCGATCGTTCTGTGCGTCTTTTAAAAGAAGCTGGTGAACTTGGTTTGTTAGGCGCTGACGTACCAGAAGAGTACGGCGGAATCGGCCTTGATAAAGTAAGCTCAGCATTAATCGCAGAGAAATTCTCTCGCGCTGGTGGTTTTGCAATTACTCACGGTGCTCACGTTGGTATCGGATCGTTACCAATCGTATTATTCGGTAACGAAGAGCAAAAGAAAAAATATTTACCACTACTTGCAACTGGTGAAAAATTAGCTGCATACGCATTAACTGAGCCAGGTTCAGGATCTGACGCATTAGGAGCAAAAACAACTGCACGCCTAAATGCAGAAGGTACACATTACGTATTAAACGGTGAAAAACAATGGATTACAAACTCTGCATTCGCTGACGTATTTGTTGTATACGCAAAAATAGATGGCGAGCACTTCTCAGCATTTATCGTAGAGAAAGACTATGCTGGTGTATCTACAAGCCCTGAAGAGAAGAAAATGGGTATTAAATGTTCTTCAACTCGTACGTTAATTTTAGAAGATGCATTAGTACCGAAAGAAAATCTACTTGGTGAAATCGGTAAAGGTCATATTATCGCGTTCAACATTTTAAATATCGGTCGTTATAAATTAGGTGTTGGTACAGTTGGATCTGCGAAACGTGCAGTAGAAATTTCAGCACAATATGCAAACCAACGTCAACAGTTCAAACAACCAATTGCTCGCTTCCCATTAATTCAAGAGAAACTTGCGAATATGGCAGCAAAAACATATGCAGCTGAAAGCTCTGTATATCGTACAGTAGGTTTATTCGAAAGCCGCATGAGCACATTATCAGAAGAAGAAGTGAAAGACGGTAAAGCAGTAGCAGCTTCTATCGCTGAATATGCGATCGAGTGCTCTTTAAATAAAGTATTCGGTTCTGAAGTATTAGATTATACAGTAGATGAAGGTGTTCAAATTCACGGTGGTTATGGATTTATGGCAGAGTACGAGATTGAAAGAATGTACCGCGATTCTCGTATTAACCGTATTTTCGAAGGAACGAACGAAATTAACCGCCTAATCGTACCAGGTACGTTCTTACGTAAAGCGATGAAAGGTGAATTACCATTACTACAAAAAGCACAGAAATTACAAGAAGAGTTAATGATGATGATGCCAGAAGAAGTAGGCGATGAGCCATTAGCACTTCAAAAGTATTTAGTAAATAACGCGAAGAAAATCGGCTTAATGGTAGCTGGTTTAGCTGCTCAAAAATACGGTAAAGCATTAGATAAAGAACAAGAAATTCTTGTGAATATCGCTGACATCGTAAGCAACCTTTACGCAATGGAATCTGCTCTTCTTCGTACAGAAAAAGCAATTAAAACAACTGGTCTTGAAAAGAATAAACAAAAAGTGTTATACACTGAAGTATTCTGCCAAGAAGCATTCAACGAAATCGAAGCAGATGCGAAAGAAACACTTATCGCAGTTGAAAATGGCGACATGCTGCGCATGATGTTATCATCATTACGCAAACTAACACGCCACACGCCACTTAACGTAATTCCGAAGAAACGCGAAATTGCTGCGAAAATTTTAGAAGATGAGCGTTACACAGTTTAA
- a CDS encoding YuzL family protein produces MSRLKKDPSKAGVSAASVTGNAGPHNRGVEKGRQGNNQQYKKHNTGEK; encoded by the coding sequence ATGTCAAGACTGAAGAAAGACCCTTCAAAAGCTGGCGTTAGTGCAGCAAGTGTAACCGGAAATGCAGGTCCGCATAATCGCGGTGTTGAAAAAGGACGTCAAGGTAATAACCAGCAATACAAGAAGCATAATACAGGAGAAAAATAA
- a CDS encoding acetyl-CoA C-acetyltransferase, which produces MREAVIVAGARTPIGKAKRGSLKTVRPDDLGALVVKETLKRANNYEGPIDDLIFGCAMPEAEQGLNMARNIGGLAGLSYDVPAITINRYCSSGLQSIAYGAERIMLGHSEAVLSGGAESMSLVPMMGHVVRPNSRLVEAAPEYYMGMGHTAEQVAVKYGISREEQDAFAVRSHQRAAKALAEGKFADETVAVDVMLRTVGANNKIQEEMLTFSQDEGVRADTTLDILGKLRPAFNVRGSVTAGNSSQMSDGAASVLLMDREKAVSDGMKPLAKFRSFAVAGVPPEVMGIGPIAAIPKALKLAGLELSDIGLFELNEAFASQSIQVIRELGLDEEKVNVNGGAIALGHPLGCTGAKLTLSLIHEMKRRNEQFGIVTMCIGGGMGAAGVFELL; this is translated from the coding sequence ATGAGAGAAGCTGTCATTGTTGCGGGAGCGAGAACACCAATTGGAAAAGCAAAGAGGGGTTCATTAAAAACAGTTCGTCCTGACGATTTAGGGGCGTTAGTAGTAAAAGAAACGTTAAAACGTGCAAATAACTATGAAGGGCCAATCGACGATTTAATTTTCGGTTGTGCGATGCCAGAAGCAGAACAAGGCTTAAATATGGCTCGTAATATTGGCGGATTAGCAGGACTTTCTTACGATGTTCCAGCTATTACAATTAACCGCTACTGTTCTTCAGGCTTACAAAGTATCGCTTATGGAGCTGAGCGCATTATGCTTGGTCACTCTGAAGCGGTATTATCTGGCGGAGCTGAATCAATGAGTTTAGTTCCAATGATGGGGCATGTTGTTCGTCCGAATAGTCGTCTTGTAGAAGCGGCTCCAGAGTATTATATGGGAATGGGACATACAGCAGAGCAAGTTGCTGTGAAATATGGAATTTCTCGTGAAGAGCAAGATGCATTCGCGGTAAGAAGTCATCAGCGCGCAGCAAAAGCGTTAGCTGAAGGGAAATTTGCTGACGAAACAGTAGCTGTAGATGTAATGCTACGTACGGTTGGAGCAAATAACAAAATTCAAGAAGAAATGCTTACTTTCTCACAAGATGAAGGTGTAAGAGCGGATACAACGCTAGATATTTTAGGGAAATTACGTCCAGCATTTAACGTTCGCGGTTCTGTAACGGCTGGTAACTCTTCACAAATGAGTGATGGAGCAGCATCTGTACTATTAATGGATCGTGAAAAAGCAGTGAGTGATGGCATGAAGCCACTTGCAAAATTCCGTTCATTTGCAGTAGCTGGTGTACCACCAGAAGTAATGGGAATTGGCCCGATTGCTGCAATTCCGAAAGCATTAAAATTAGCGGGATTAGAGCTATCTGATATCGGCTTATTTGAACTAAATGAAGCATTCGCTTCGCAATCAATCCAAGTTATTCGTGAACTTGGATTAGACGAAGAAAAAGTAAATGTAAATGGCGGTGCAATTGCACTTGGACATCCGCTTGGCTGTACAGGAGCAAAATTAACACTATCTCTTATTCATGAAATGAAACGCCGCAACGAACAATTCGGTATCGTAACAATGTGTATCGGTGGCGGAATGGGAGCTGCAGGAGTATTTGAATTACTATAA
- a CDS encoding L-lactate dehydrogenase, translating to MNRNTRKIAIIGTGLVGSSCAYAIVNQGICEELLLIDINHERAVGEAMDLSHCINFTNTRTKVYAGSYEDCKDMDIVIITAGPAPKPGQSRLDTLGASAKIMESVVNGVMESGFDGIFLIASNPVDIITYQVWKLSGVPRNRVLGTGTSLDSSRLRTILSEMLNVDPRSIHGYSLGEHGDSQMVAWSHITVGGKPILQILEEQKERLGEIDLDEIVEKTAKAGWEIYKRKGTTYYGIGNSLAYIARSIFNDDHRVIAVSAILDGEYGEYDICTGVPAIITRDGVREVVELNLSEDEESRFAKSNDILRDYMKTIGY from the coding sequence ATGAATAGAAACACAAGAAAAATCGCAATTATTGGTACTGGATTAGTTGGATCGAGTTGTGCGTATGCCATTGTGAATCAAGGAATCTGTGAAGAATTATTGTTAATTGACATAAATCATGAACGTGCAGTTGGAGAAGCGATGGATTTATCGCACTGTATTAACTTTACAAACACAAGAACAAAAGTATATGCAGGAAGCTATGAAGACTGTAAAGATATGGACATTGTTATTATTACAGCAGGACCAGCACCAAAACCAGGTCAAAGTCGTTTAGACACTTTAGGAGCAAGTGCAAAAATTATGGAAAGTGTTGTGAATGGCGTAATGGAAAGCGGATTTGATGGCATTTTCTTAATCGCATCGAACCCGGTTGATATTATTACTTACCAAGTATGGAAGTTATCAGGAGTACCAAGAAATCGTGTACTTGGTACGGGTACATCATTAGATTCTTCTCGTTTAAGAACAATTTTATCTGAAATGTTAAACGTAGACCCTCGCAGTATTCATGGGTATTCATTAGGAGAACACGGTGATTCCCAAATGGTGGCTTGGTCTCACATAACAGTTGGTGGAAAACCCATCTTGCAAATTTTAGAGGAGCAAAAAGAACGCCTTGGTGAAATAGATTTAGATGAAATTGTTGAGAAGACTGCAAAAGCTGGATGGGAAATTTACAAACGTAAAGGAACTACTTATTACGGAATTGGAAACTCGCTAGCTTATATTGCACGATCTATTTTTAATGATGATCATCGTGTAATTGCAGTTTCAGCTATTTTAGACGGTGAATATGGCGAATATGATATTTGTACAGGTGTACCAGCAATTATTACTAGAGATGGTGTAAGAGAAGTTGTAGAACTAAACTTATCAGAAGATGAAGAAAGCCGCTTCGCGAAATCAAACGATATTTTACGCGATTATATGAAAACAATTGGCTATTAA
- a CDS encoding YusU family protein: MNEKFNEQFDGLLEKYTELLLGESNEERKAQVEKWALYSYIAKTMPALVKHWNETYPDAKEEMVQLITNIKKLNEEKRNDK, encoded by the coding sequence ATGAATGAGAAGTTTAATGAGCAATTTGATGGTTTACTTGAAAAGTATACAGAACTATTACTAGGGGAAAGCAATGAAGAGCGCAAAGCACAAGTAGAAAAATGGGCGTTATATTCTTACATTGCTAAAACGATGCCAGCTTTAGTGAAGCATTGGAACGAGACATATCCAGATGCGAAAGAAGAGATGGTACAGTTAATTACAAATATTAAAAAGTTGAATGAAGAGAAGCGAAATGATAAGTAA
- a CDS encoding proline dehydrogenase family protein: MEQLMRNSFLFLSKNKALTKLAKKYGLRFGAGRFVAGETIELATAAIQQLNKQGLCVTIDYLGEFVDNEAEANEMASQSIEAIRAIGREGLDSQLSLKMTSMGLDISDDIVMNNMRRILEAAKENGVFVTIDMEDYTRCGKTIDIFKQLKSEYDNIGTVIQAYLYRTEKDIEDLNAYSPNLRLVKGAYKEPEEVAFPDKKDVDDNYKKIIKMHLLNGNYTAIASHDEAIIEYTKKLAEEHNISRDQFEFQMLFGIRTERQLELVKEGYKMRVYVPYGNDWYGYFMRRLAERPANVAFVLKGMIKK, translated from the coding sequence ATGGAACAATTAATGCGAAATTCGTTTCTTTTCTTGTCAAAAAATAAAGCGCTAACAAAACTGGCTAAAAAGTACGGTTTACGCTTTGGTGCAGGCCGCTTTGTCGCAGGGGAGACAATTGAATTAGCGACAGCGGCAATTCAACAATTAAACAAGCAAGGTCTTTGTGTAACAATCGATTATTTAGGTGAGTTTGTTGACAATGAAGCAGAAGCAAATGAAATGGCTAGTCAATCGATTGAGGCAATTCGTGCGATTGGAAGAGAAGGTCTTGATTCACAGCTTTCATTAAAAATGACGTCTATGGGGCTAGATATTTCTGATGATATCGTAATGAATAATATGCGTCGTATTTTAGAAGCTGCAAAAGAAAATGGTGTGTTTGTTACAATCGATATGGAAGACTATACACGCTGCGGTAAAACAATTGATATTTTTAAACAATTAAAGTCTGAGTACGATAATATCGGTACTGTTATTCAAGCTTACCTATATCGTACAGAAAAAGATATTGAGGATTTAAATGCATATAGTCCTAATTTACGTCTTGTAAAAGGGGCTTATAAAGAACCTGAAGAAGTAGCGTTCCCGGACAAGAAAGATGTAGATGACAATTATAAAAAAATTATTAAAATGCACTTATTAAATGGAAATTACACTGCAATTGCTTCACATGACGAAGCGATTATTGAATATACGAAAAAACTTGCCGAAGAACACAATATTTCAAGGGATCAATTTGAATTCCAAATGTTATTTGGTATTCGTACAGAGCGTCAGCTTGAGCTTGTTAAAGAAGGGTATAAAATGCGTGTTTATGTACCGTATGGAAACGACTGGTATGGCTATTTCATGCGCCGTTTAGCAGAGCGTCCAGCAAACGTTGCGTTCGTATTAAAAGGTATGATCAAAAAATAA
- a CDS encoding PTS transporter subunit IIC produces MKEYIMSRVFKGSAGIAQGIFVSLGIGLLIENIGRIVDIPMLITIGVVAKSLMAPAIGAGIAFMLGANGLVIFSAMVAGAIGAGSISITEAGLIIKTGEPIGALLTATLAVYIGKRLSGKTALDMMLVPFAAILGSGLVGIWLAQNISPVLNAIGAFIKDSSAGSPLIASIVIAVVWGLLLISPASSAALAIALSLDGVAGGAALAGCVAQFIGFSVISAKENNLGGILAQALCTPKVQLPNITKNPMILVPTVVASAIVGPVSALIFQLEAGKEIAGLGLSSLIAPINLISSQGWGVVPAMVITYIVIPVAVSYILYMMLKKAGRIHSGDMTVPQS; encoded by the coding sequence ATGAAGGAATATATTATGTCTCGTGTGTTCAAAGGATCTGCCGGAATTGCACAAGGTATTTTCGTTTCCCTTGGAATTGGTTTACTGATCGAAAATATAGGAAGAATTGTTGATATTCCAATGCTTATTACAATTGGGGTGGTTGCAAAATCACTTATGGCCCCTGCAATTGGAGCTGGGATTGCCTTTATGCTTGGTGCAAACGGGCTTGTAATTTTCTCAGCGATGGTAGCGGGAGCGATTGGCGCAGGCTCAATCTCCATTACTGAAGCCGGTCTTATTATAAAAACAGGTGAGCCAATCGGTGCGTTGTTAACAGCGACTTTAGCAGTCTATATCGGTAAACGATTAAGTGGTAAAACAGCTTTAGATATGATGCTCGTTCCATTTGCAGCAATATTAGGTTCCGGTTTAGTCGGTATTTGGTTAGCTCAAAATATTAGCCCTGTTTTAAATGCGATTGGAGCATTTATTAAAGATAGCTCAGCTGGTAGCCCATTGATCGCTTCTATCGTCATTGCTGTCGTTTGGGGACTGTTACTTATCTCACCAGCTTCATCCGCAGCTTTAGCGATAGCACTTAGCTTAGATGGCGTTGCAGGAGGTGCAGCACTTGCAGGATGTGTTGCTCAGTTTATCGGATTCTCTGTTATCTCAGCAAAAGAAAATAATTTAGGTGGCATATTAGCCCAGGCTCTTTGTACTCCGAAAGTACAGCTGCCAAACATTACTAAAAATCCAATGATTCTCGTCCCAACTGTCGTCGCCAGCGCTATAGTAGGCCCAGTATCAGCTCTAATCTTCCAATTGGAAGCGGGGAAAGAAATTGCAGGCCTTGGATTAAGCTCTCTTATTGCACCAATTAATTTAATTTCCAGCCAAGGATGGGGTGTTGTCCCGGCGATGGTGATTACTTATATCGTCATTCCAGTAGCTGTTTCTTATATACTTTACATGATGCTGAAAAAAGCCGGTCGTATTCATTCAGGCGATATGACTGTGCCACAATCTTAA
- a CDS encoding D-alanyl-D-alanine carboxypeptidase family protein, with amino-acid sequence MKRTIIMIVMIATLFTGMIFFSYAQRQTDVRVDQPNITGQYGITIDADTGEILYRKREDERSYPASIAKMMTTLLLLENVKENEEITVTENAIKTESQSKKIKLRAGEKLKRDEALKLMLIISADPIAESIAEHIAGSKDAFVKMMNARAKELGTKHATFKNASGADALGNKVSPYDIAIITKEALKYPTVLEYMNSTRTTLHTSERSPKIANYGREELYDDPYAIGSKSGLSALGKYTVVTVDEKDGKRVINVVLSSTRTQLYPDTKKMAHYAFQQLK; translated from the coding sequence ATGAAACGAACAATAATCATGATTGTAATGATTGCTACACTATTTACGGGTATGATTTTCTTCTCTTATGCACAAAGACAAACAGATGTAAGAGTGGATCAACCTAATATTACTGGGCAATACGGGATTACAATCGACGCGGACACAGGTGAAATTTTATATAGAAAACGTGAAGATGAACGTTCTTATCCGGCTAGTATAGCTAAAATGATGACAACTCTTCTCTTACTAGAGAACGTAAAAGAAAATGAAGAGATTACAGTGACAGAAAATGCGATAAAAACAGAAAGTCAAAGTAAAAAAATCAAACTACGTGCTGGTGAAAAATTAAAACGAGACGAAGCATTAAAACTTATGTTGATTATTAGCGCAGATCCGATTGCTGAATCAATTGCCGAACATATCGCAGGATCAAAAGATGCGTTTGTTAAGATGATGAATGCTAGAGCGAAGGAGCTTGGAACAAAACATGCAACTTTTAAAAATGCAAGCGGTGCTGACGCTCTTGGCAATAAAGTATCACCATACGACATTGCCATCATTACGAAAGAAGCATTAAAATATCCAACTGTTCTAGAGTATATGAACTCAACACGTACAACACTACATACTTCAGAACGATCTCCAAAAATCGCAAATTATGGACGCGAAGAACTATATGATGATCCATATGCAATTGGAAGTAAAAGCGGTCTATCTGCTTTAGGAAAATATACAGTCGTAACCGTCGATGAAAAAGACGGAAAACGTGTCATTAACGTCGTATTATCTTCTACTCGTACACAGCTATATCCTGATACGAAGAAAATGGCACATTACGCATTTCAGCAATTAAAATAA